The genome window TCCGCCCAAGGAGCCCTGTTGTCCGTCAGCTACCGGCAGCCCGGTGTCGTCCTCACCGACCGCCGCTTCACCGTCCCCCTCGACCACGACCGCCCGAAGGGGGAGCGGATCGAGCTCTACGCGCGCGAGGTCGTCGCCGGCGACAAGGCGGACGCCGAACTGCCCTGGCTGGTCTATCTGCAGGGCGGCCCCGGCTTCGGGGCGAACCGTTTCGTCGGCCGTGAGGCCTGGCTGGACCGGGCCCTGGAGGAGTACCGGGTGCTGCTCCTGGACCAGCGCGGCACCGGCGCCTCCACCCCCGCCAACCGCCAGACCCTCCCATTGCGCGGCGGCCCCGTCGAACAGGCCGACTACCTCGCCCACTTCCGCGCCGACTCCATCGTCCGCGACTGCGAGAGCATCCGCCCCGAGGTCACCGGCGGCGCCCCCTGGGCCGTCCTCGGCCAGAGCTTCGGCGGCTTCTGCGCGGTCACCTATCTGTCCACCGCCCCCGGGGGCCTGAGCACCGCCGTCATCACCGGCGGACTGCCGACCCTGGACGGCCACGCGGACGACGTCTACCGCGCCGCGTACCCGCGTATCGAACGCAAGGTCGCCGCCCACTACGCCCGTTACCCGCAGGACGTGGAACGGGCCCGTCGCATCGCCGAGCACCTCCTCGAACACGAGCCCGTCCTGAACGGCGGCCACCGGCTCACCGTCGAGGCCTTCCAGTCCCTCGGCATCCTCCTCGGTCGCGGCGACGGCAGCCACCGCCTGCACTTTCTGCTGGAGGACGCCTTCGTCCGCACCCCGCGGGGCCCCGCGCTGTCCGACGCCTTCCAGGAGGACGTGCGGAGCCTGCTGTCGTTCGCCGGGCATCCGCTGTACGCGCTGCTCCACGAGGCCTGCTACGACCAGGGCGAGCGCCCCACCGCCTGGTCCGCCGAGCGGGTGCGCGCCGAGTTCCCGCAGTTCGACGCCGCCAAGACGCTCACCGGGGACGGGCCGATCCTCTTCACCGGCGAGTCCGTCCACCCCTGGACCTTCGACACCGACCCGGCCCTGAGCCCGCTGCGCGACACCGCCGAGGAACTGGCCGCCCGCACCGACTGGGCGCCCCTGTACGCCCCGGCCCGCCTCGCCGTCAACGAG of Streptomyces phaeolivaceus contains these proteins:
- a CDS encoding alpha/beta fold hydrolase, which codes for MSVSYRQPGVVLTDRRFTVPLDHDRPKGERIELYAREVVAGDKADAELPWLVYLQGGPGFGANRFVGREAWLDRALEEYRVLLLDQRGTGASTPANRQTLPLRGGPVEQADYLAHFRADSIVRDCESIRPEVTGGAPWAVLGQSFGGFCAVTYLSTAPGGLSTAVITGGLPTLDGHADDVYRAAYPRIERKVAAHYARYPQDVERARRIAEHLLEHEPVLNGGHRLTVEAFQSLGILLGRGDGSHRLHFLLEDAFVRTPRGPALSDAFQEDVRSLLSFAGHPLYALLHEACYDQGERPTAWSAERVRAEFPQFDAAKTLTGDGPILFTGESVHPWTFDTDPALSPLRDTAEELAARTDWAPLYAPARLAVNEVPVAAAIYHDDMYVDTAHSLRTARAIRGLRTWVTDEFEHDGVRAGGPRVLDRLLALTRDEE